A stretch of the Nicotiana tabacum cultivar K326 chromosome 6, ASM71507v2, whole genome shotgun sequence genome encodes the following:
- the LOC107809897 gene encoding uncharacterized protein LOC107809897, producing MKTMQQQRQRQRPWDDLPSTALVNIYSKCSLKDRLCNLPFVCKSWSNSSRHPHCWASFIPDSYYSFPPPPSLSSSAAAVDAFVKSSFPYDAAFLDPFDGRRSTDPQCGVLGLQSLIAKADGAAAVTSVYFFPFLTSLDGPPNDDALLSLIARLCPNLKHLSFHGSFNASEEVLLEVVRSCPNLELVDFSNSPYMITLILEKMGIHCPNIRGIRRNGILLFSFSLVKCFPSLKLLNLSDSSIGDKDLLTLVTGDSRLEYLDIMRCQRLIRYMYLIKGAHRRIAEIRYD from the exons ATGAAGACGATGCAGCAGCAAAGGCAAAGGCAAAGGCCATGGGATGATCTACCAAGCACAGCTCTTGTCAATATATACTCCAAATGCTCCCTCAAAGATCGTCTCTGCAATCTCCCCTTTGTCTGCAAATCATGGTCTAACTCCTCTCGCCATCCTCACTGTTGGGCCTCCTTCATTCCCGACTCTTACTACTCATTTCCTCCGCCGCCGTCGCTGTCTTCCTCTGCTGCTGCTGTCGATGCCTTTGTTAAATCTTCCTTCCCTTATGACGCAGCTTTTTTGGACCCTTTTGATGGTAGACGCAGCACCGATCCTCAATGTGGAGTTCTTGGCCTTCAATCTCTCATCGCTAAAGCTGATGGTGCAGCCGCCGTGACCTCtgtttatttcttcccttttctcACTTCTCTTGATGGCCCTCCCAATGATGACGCCCTTCTTTCCCTCATCGCTCGATT ATGTCCTAATTTGAAGCACCTATCATTTCATGGATCCTTCAATGCCTCTGAAGAAGTCTTATTGGAAGTTGTACGTAGCTGTCCCAATCTGGAACTTGTCGACTTCTCTAATTCACCATACATGATCACCTTGATTTTAGAAAAGATGGGGATCCACTGTCCTAATATCAGAGGCATTAGACGAAATGGAATTCTGTTATTCTCATTCAGCCTCGTTAAATGCTTCCCAAGTTTGAAGCTTTTAAACCTTTCTGATTCAAGCATTGGCGACAAAGATCTGCTGACCCTCGTTACTGGTGATTCAAGACTTGAGTATTTGGATATTATGCGCTGTCAAAGGTTGATACGCTACATGTACCTAATTAAAGGAGCTCATCGTCGAATTGCTGAAATTCGCTATGATTGA